A genomic region of Kribbella sp. NBC_00382 contains the following coding sequences:
- a CDS encoding TrmH family RNA methyltransferase, whose amino-acid sequence MQEANRDNAADLIGADMVGTAEVGVGPWQGQLPDDSRYDPELLAAGDRRNVVDKYRYWRLEAIVADLDTQRNPFHVAIENWQHDLNIGSVVRTANAFLAREVHIVGNRKWNRRGAMVTDRYQHVRHHPQLADLATYAEEHGLAVIGIDNLPGSVPLETYELPTDCILLFGQEGPGLTNEAHKICTDVLSIAQFGSTRSINASAAAAIAMHAWIRRHTFDQLARVNPT is encoded by the coding sequence ATGCAGGAAGCCAATCGTGACAACGCCGCTGACCTCATCGGGGCCGACATGGTCGGTACTGCGGAGGTCGGCGTCGGCCCGTGGCAGGGCCAGCTGCCGGACGACTCCCGGTACGACCCGGAGCTGCTCGCGGCCGGCGATCGGCGCAACGTGGTGGACAAGTACCGGTACTGGCGGCTGGAGGCGATCGTCGCCGACCTGGACACCCAGCGGAACCCGTTCCACGTCGCGATCGAGAACTGGCAGCACGATCTGAACATCGGCTCGGTCGTCCGGACTGCGAACGCCTTCCTGGCCAGGGAGGTGCACATCGTCGGCAACCGCAAATGGAACCGCCGCGGCGCGATGGTCACGGACCGCTACCAGCACGTCCGCCACCACCCGCAGCTGGCAGACCTCGCCACGTACGCCGAGGAGCACGGGCTGGCCGTCATCGGCATCGACAATCTCCCCGGCTCCGTGCCCCTGGAGACGTACGAGCTACCCACCGACTGCATCCTGCTGTTCGGCCAGGAAGGCCCGGGCCTCACCAACGAAGCCCACAAGATCTGCACCGATGTCCTGTCGATCGCCCAGTTCGGCTCCACCCGCTCGATCAACGCCAGCGCGGCGGCGGCCATCGCGATGCACGCCTGGATCCGCCGCCACACCTTCGATCAGTTGGCGCGGGTGAACCCGACGTAG
- a CDS encoding DedA family protein — MIAMLMPNWMDPEYLLNWLGDWSLWGTAAVVFIECGLLFPILPGDSLLFAVGLFIARGNIDVPLWLACVILTVAAFLGNVSGYYIGRGLGTTLFKNPNARFLKPKYIEQTHDFFDRYGPRALVLARFVPIVRTFITVVAGAGRMDPKKFFLWTGIGAVLWASGITLLGHALGKVKVVHDHLESALILLVLISLVPMLVEFILAKRRGHGKLADGVEAQLDQPASHRRKH; from the coding sequence ATGATCGCGATGCTGATGCCGAACTGGATGGACCCTGAGTACCTGCTGAACTGGCTGGGCGACTGGTCACTCTGGGGCACCGCCGCGGTCGTCTTCATCGAGTGCGGGCTGCTGTTCCCGATCCTGCCGGGCGACTCGCTGCTGTTCGCGGTCGGCCTGTTCATCGCCCGGGGCAACATCGACGTCCCGCTCTGGCTGGCCTGCGTGATCCTCACCGTGGCCGCGTTCCTGGGCAACGTCTCCGGCTACTACATCGGCCGCGGGCTCGGTACGACGCTGTTCAAGAACCCGAACGCGCGGTTCCTGAAGCCGAAGTACATCGAGCAGACCCACGACTTCTTCGACCGGTACGGTCCGCGCGCGCTGGTCCTGGCCCGGTTCGTCCCGATCGTGCGCACCTTCATCACCGTCGTGGCCGGCGCCGGCCGGATGGACCCGAAGAAGTTCTTCCTCTGGACCGGGATCGGCGCCGTCCTCTGGGCCAGCGGCATCACCCTGCTCGGCCACGCGCTCGGCAAGGTCAAGGTCGTCCACGACCACCTCGAGTCGGCCCTGATCCTGCTGGTCCTGATCTCACTGGTCCCGATGCTGGTCGAGTTCATCCTGGCCAAGCGCCGCGGCCACGGCAAGCTCGCCGACGGCGTCGAGGCCCAGCTCGACCAGCCGGCCAGCCACCGCCGCAAGCACTGA
- a CDS encoding AfsR/SARP family transcriptional regulator: protein MDSLRYEILGPLRLAHVPGQPLRASKPRQLLATLLLHPNRFVSTDLIADALWEGNPPRSATANIRTYVRALRGVLHDAGLVAPIDTSAAGYSIGVGVDELDASMFESLLAEGGHLRDAGDKREAMLVLSRAYSLWRGHPLEDLTIPSAWEGSIARLDAQYRGLVDTLLDLRLEYGDASGAAVLLSGRLTEDPYDEQLWRRLVDALLAAGRTGEARAAYTKAVQTLADELDVKPGPELQAAGARAENGRSANWPDPGIPAATRTTERAVPEPAGPMASPVLTEPHRPPSQLPLDLSDFSGREQHLEQLRDLVCGRDPVRPPIAVISGAPGTGKTSLAIRLGHLVRDSFPDGQIYLDMRGATEPRDPAAALTDLLLSLNMSDSAVPPDPERRSAALRSELASRRVLIILDDVAAASQIVPLMPGTGASAVVITSRNRLMDLAGADSTPLDTFDDGEAAELLRRVAGVGRVDPNSAAVNEILQACGNLPLAIRIVASRLAQRPDLSPAELARRLRDETHRLDELSIGELAVRTSADLSYDALSAEEARLYRLIGHFAVGEFSARILESIATPASVRRSMDRLIEVNLVQISTVDANGTARYRVHDLLRLHAIGVGDDEQKAQAIKDLRTVFDSLLHKVRRATAALPFGYFGVLEHTGPLLAPDPQPFTPSDAIAWFDAERSTFAPAIRAAAQNGLHDYAWRIAAAWGPYLDMRAYYDDWNESHQPGLISAIACGDQRGEAIMRRNLAQLAIYRDDWDVAWEHLAEGAAIFEEIGDRQGAGIVAVGLGTWLRERGRPDESLAQYERAVEALVEVGDKNGEAVARSAAASIWLSRNDTVIAGRYLAEAFLLGVRLGDSHREAKVRRRIATLRMHQGRNDQAVRQLQASLAIFNSLGDDHCAAYGRAELGQALVGVGDEAAARRMLLDAIEIGHRLGDRSVEGQAAYDLGRLYASAGKVDFARRYLDRAARVWQLVANDTKAGQARAALAELTSDLAAG from the coding sequence GTGGACAGTCTGAGGTACGAGATCCTCGGACCTCTACGCCTCGCTCACGTCCCGGGCCAGCCGCTACGCGCCAGTAAGCCGCGCCAGCTGCTCGCGACGCTCCTGCTGCACCCCAACCGGTTCGTCTCCACCGACCTGATCGCCGACGCGCTCTGGGAGGGCAATCCGCCCCGCTCGGCGACGGCCAACATCCGTACCTACGTCCGGGCCTTGCGCGGAGTACTGCACGATGCCGGGCTGGTCGCCCCGATCGACACCTCCGCGGCCGGCTACAGCATCGGGGTCGGCGTCGATGAACTCGACGCGAGCATGTTCGAGTCGCTGCTCGCAGAGGGTGGTCACCTGCGCGATGCGGGTGATAAGCGCGAGGCCATGCTCGTACTGTCCCGCGCGTACTCGCTGTGGCGTGGGCACCCGCTGGAGGACCTGACCATCCCCTCCGCCTGGGAAGGCTCCATCGCCCGCCTGGACGCGCAGTACCGGGGACTGGTCGACACCCTGCTGGACCTGCGTCTCGAGTACGGCGACGCCAGCGGAGCCGCCGTCCTGCTCAGCGGCCGCCTCACCGAAGACCCGTACGACGAGCAGCTGTGGCGCCGACTAGTAGACGCCCTACTGGCCGCCGGGCGCACCGGCGAGGCCAGAGCCGCCTATACGAAAGCCGTGCAGACCCTGGCCGACGAGCTGGACGTCAAGCCCGGCCCAGAGCTCCAAGCCGCCGGCGCCCGAGCAGAGAACGGCCGCTCGGCCAACTGGCCAGACCCAGGCATCCCAGCAGCAACCCGTACTACGGAACGTGCAGTGCCCGAGCCGGCAGGCCCAATGGCGTCGCCAGTGCTCACTGAGCCGCACCGGCCGCCCAGCCAGCTCCCACTCGACCTGTCCGACTTCAGCGGACGGGAGCAGCACCTTGAGCAGTTGCGTGACCTGGTGTGTGGACGCGACCCGGTTCGTCCGCCGATCGCCGTGATCTCGGGTGCTCCGGGCACGGGCAAGACATCCTTGGCCATCCGGCTCGGCCACCTGGTCCGAGATTCGTTCCCTGACGGGCAGATCTACCTGGACATGCGGGGCGCAACCGAGCCCCGCGATCCGGCGGCCGCGCTGACCGACCTGCTGCTGAGCCTCAACATGTCGGATTCGGCGGTACCGCCCGATCCTGAGCGGCGGTCGGCTGCATTGCGTTCGGAGCTCGCCAGCCGCCGGGTGCTGATCATCCTCGACGACGTGGCCGCGGCGAGCCAGATCGTGCCCCTGATGCCGGGAACTGGGGCGTCGGCCGTCGTCATCACCAGCCGGAACCGCCTGATGGACTTGGCCGGCGCGGACAGCACGCCGCTGGACACCTTCGACGACGGCGAAGCGGCCGAGCTGCTCCGCCGGGTCGCGGGCGTGGGGCGCGTCGACCCGAACTCCGCGGCGGTCAACGAGATCCTCCAGGCCTGCGGGAACCTGCCGCTGGCGATCCGGATCGTCGCGAGCCGTCTGGCCCAGCGTCCCGACCTCAGCCCGGCCGAGCTGGCCCGCAGGCTGCGCGACGAGACGCACCGGCTGGACGAGCTGAGCATCGGCGAGCTCGCCGTCCGGACCAGCGCCGACCTGAGCTACGACGCGCTGAGCGCCGAGGAGGCCCGGCTCTACCGGCTGATCGGGCACTTCGCGGTCGGTGAGTTCTCCGCCCGCATCCTGGAGTCGATCGCCACGCCTGCCTCGGTGCGCCGCAGCATGGACCGGCTGATCGAGGTCAACCTGGTCCAGATCAGCACGGTCGACGCGAACGGTACTGCGCGCTACCGCGTGCACGACCTGCTCCGCTTGCACGCCATCGGAGTCGGCGACGACGAGCAGAAGGCCCAGGCGATCAAGGACCTGCGCACTGTCTTCGACTCCCTGCTGCACAAGGTCCGCCGGGCCACTGCCGCCCTCCCCTTCGGGTACTTCGGTGTGCTCGAGCACACCGGCCCACTGCTCGCCCCGGACCCGCAGCCGTTCACCCCGTCGGACGCGATCGCCTGGTTCGACGCCGAGCGATCCACCTTCGCCCCGGCGATCCGGGCCGCGGCGCAGAACGGGCTGCACGACTACGCCTGGCGGATCGCGGCCGCCTGGGGTCCGTACCTCGATATGCGTGCGTACTACGACGACTGGAACGAGTCGCACCAGCCAGGCCTGATCAGCGCGATCGCCTGCGGTGACCAGCGCGGCGAGGCGATCATGCGGCGCAACCTGGCCCAGCTCGCGATCTACCGGGACGACTGGGACGTGGCCTGGGAACACCTCGCCGAGGGAGCCGCGATCTTCGAGGAGATCGGGGACCGGCAAGGCGCCGGCATCGTCGCGGTCGGGCTCGGGACCTGGCTGCGCGAGCGGGGCCGGCCGGACGAGAGCCTTGCGCAGTACGAGCGTGCTGTGGAGGCGCTGGTCGAGGTCGGCGACAAGAACGGGGAGGCGGTGGCCCGCAGCGCGGCCGCGTCGATCTGGCTGAGCCGCAACGACACGGTCATCGCCGGACGGTACCTGGCCGAGGCCTTCCTGCTTGGGGTACGGCTCGGGGACTCACACCGCGAGGCGAAGGTACGGCGGCGGATCGCGACGCTGCGGATGCATCAGGGCCGCAACGACCAGGCGGTACGGCAGTTGCAGGCATCCCTGGCGATCTTCAACAGCCTGGGGGACGACCACTGCGCGGCGTACGGGCGAGCGGAGCTGGGGCAGGCGCTGGTCGGTGTCGGCGACGAGGCGGCCGCCCGGCGGATGCTGCTGGACGCGATCGAGATCGGCCACCGGCTGGGCGATCGCAGCGTCGAGGGCCAGGCGGCGTACGACCTGGGCCGGCTCTACGCGAGCGCGGGCAAGGTGGACTTCGCTCGCCGGTACCTCGATCGCGCGGCCCGGGTCTGGCAGCTCGTTGCCAACGACACCAAGGCCGGCCAGGCCCGCGCGGCGCTGGCCGAGCTGACCAGCGATCTCGCGGCCGGCTGA
- a CDS encoding LemA family protein, whose translation MVVAIVIIVAIVVILAIVLMVSYNRFVKQRNLIQESWRQIDVELHRRYDLIPNLVETVRAFAAHERHVFEEVARLRTQAVNVQGATPEQRAAAEGELSGALRQMMISVEAYPQIQSNQNFLNLQRELTDTEDRIAAGRRFYNANVGDYNTRVESFPSNVIAGRFKFEKAGYFEVKDEQVRAVPQVSFGTIGSVEGEQAQPQMQPGVQSSGQIQPQMPGQPQYQPQQPQFPPAGGQPPYEGQPPVGQPPVGGPPAGTPGPQDGQPPFTGGQ comes from the coding sequence ATGGTCGTCGCCATCGTCATCATCGTCGCGATCGTCGTCATCCTGGCCATCGTGCTGATGGTCTCGTACAACCGCTTCGTCAAGCAGCGGAACCTGATCCAGGAGTCCTGGCGGCAGATCGATGTCGAGCTGCACCGGCGGTACGACCTGATCCCGAACTTGGTCGAGACGGTCCGGGCGTTCGCCGCGCACGAGCGGCACGTGTTCGAGGAGGTCGCCCGGCTGCGGACCCAGGCGGTCAACGTCCAGGGCGCCACGCCGGAGCAGCGGGCGGCCGCGGAGGGCGAGCTGTCCGGAGCGCTGCGGCAGATGATGATCTCGGTGGAGGCGTACCCGCAGATCCAGTCCAACCAGAACTTCCTCAACCTGCAGCGCGAGCTGACCGACACCGAGGACCGGATCGCGGCCGGCCGGCGGTTCTACAACGCCAACGTCGGCGACTACAACACCCGGGTCGAGTCGTTCCCGTCGAACGTGATCGCGGGCCGGTTCAAGTTCGAGAAGGCCGGCTACTTCGAGGTCAAGGACGAGCAGGTCCGCGCGGTCCCGCAGGTCTCGTTCGGCACCATCGGCTCGGTCGAGGGCGAGCAGGCGCAGCCGCAGATGCAGCCGGGCGTGCAGTCCTCGGGCCAGATCCAGCCGCAGATGCCCGGTCAGCCCCAGTACCAGCCCCAGCAGCCGCAGTTCCCGCCGGCCGGCGGCCAGCCGCCGTACGAGGGTCAGCCCCCGGTCGGTCAGCCCCCCGTCGGCGGACCGCCTGCGGGAACCCCCGGTCCGCAGGACGGTCAGCCGCCCTTCACCGGCGGTCAGTAA
- a CDS encoding quinone oxidoreductase family protein, whose protein sequence is MRAAVLGAHGEPPSPAEHPDPQPVEGRSIVRVAAAPVVPLDLLCASGTSYFGPPPLPYVPGVQGVGVVEQSAVLAPGTRVFFATSAGMAPGDGSFAERCAVLDNDLIALDSPVPDAEVAAVGLSGVAAWMVLTWRARLQPGETVLVLGGGGAVGQAAIGAASALGAGRVVAVCRSAEARRRALAAGAAEVVALGPDVDDLTARLAEATGGSVDVVVDAVYGVAATAASRLLANGGRLVNLGGASGDEATFSSAVLRSRSAEILGYTNNSLTPEQRQGALTEVLRHIADQRIVVEYETVPLHDAAAAWRRQADGPAAGRLVLTMADHLK, encoded by the coding sequence ATGCGAGCCGCCGTCCTGGGCGCCCATGGCGAACCACCGTCACCGGCCGAACACCCCGATCCACAGCCGGTCGAAGGCCGGAGCATCGTCCGGGTCGCCGCCGCACCCGTCGTACCGCTGGACCTGTTGTGCGCGTCCGGTACGTCGTACTTCGGTCCGCCGCCGCTGCCGTACGTACCCGGCGTCCAGGGGGTCGGAGTGGTCGAGCAGTCGGCGGTGCTGGCACCAGGCACGCGGGTGTTCTTCGCGACGTCGGCCGGAATGGCGCCCGGTGACGGCAGCTTCGCCGAGCGGTGTGCCGTCCTGGACAACGACCTGATTGCCTTGGACTCGCCGGTTCCGGATGCCGAGGTGGCCGCCGTCGGTCTGTCGGGTGTCGCTGCCTGGATGGTGCTGACCTGGCGCGCCCGGCTTCAACCCGGCGAGACGGTGCTCGTGCTCGGCGGTGGCGGCGCGGTCGGCCAGGCCGCCATCGGAGCCGCGTCGGCGCTCGGTGCCGGCCGGGTCGTCGCAGTCTGCCGGTCCGCCGAAGCCCGTCGGCGCGCGCTGGCGGCCGGTGCCGCCGAGGTAGTTGCCCTGGGCCCGGATGTCGACGATCTGACGGCCCGGTTGGCCGAGGCGACGGGTGGTTCGGTCGACGTGGTCGTCGACGCGGTGTACGGAGTGGCCGCCACGGCCGCGTCACGGCTGCTGGCGAACGGCGGCCGGCTGGTGAACCTCGGGGGAGCCTCGGGTGACGAGGCAACCTTCTCCTCGGCAGTACTACGCAGCCGATCCGCGGAGATCCTGGGCTACACCAACAACTCGCTGACCCCCGAGCAGCGGCAGGGCGCGCTGACCGAAGTACTGCGGCATATCGCCGACCAGCGCATCGTGGTCGAGTACGAGACCGTGCCGCTGCACGACGCCGCCGCGGCCTGGCGACGTCAGGCGGACGGGCCGGCCGCCGGACGGCTGGTCCTGACGATGGCAGATCACCTCAAGTAG